ataccaggaaatgtcaaaagaatggtatgttgccatatggcaacaccgtgcagtatagggttaaaacGGAGCAGTCTCACTCTCTTGGCGGTCAAAGAGGTGTATAAGTTGAGGTGAAGAAGACTAGACTACCATTTAATCTTGGTATGTTACAGAGATGTATCAACCCCTGGCAGATTTGAGTGTTTTGGAACTACGGTAGAGAGAGGACAGCTGCACAAAATTCTGATGTACTACAACCAGTAAGTCAGACTCTGAAAGCATTCCAAGTTTCCTTGAGAGGAGGGCCTGTTATTATCATTAACGAGATCGAACATTTAACAGAAAGTGCCACTATAAGCCATATTTATTGGCTAGCCCAGGCCTCTGGCCCTTGTGTAAGAAATTTAATGTGTACAGCTTCCACTTTCTTGGAACATCACATTAGATAAGACCCATCGCTTATCTTCTTAAAATTGACTGATACTTtccctctgcctccatctcttctcctctttcagttccctcattctctccatcttgtCATCTACCTCCTTATTCCCTCCCCACTTAAGTCTTATCTATTGTTCTCCATGAGTTCTCCATGAGTTCTGTCTTTTAGACAATCCTCGTCctcgtctcctccccttctccctccctctaacaGCCTTATCTTGGTTTTAATGTTCTCAGCACTGGTTAAGTCAAGGATTTTGATTGATTTACATTTTTACAAGGAAATGAAGGATCTTGTTTCTTTTGAGAGCATATGGTGCCAAATAGTGCCTTGTGGACAGTCAGAGGTGAAGAGCTTGATTTAATTCTCTTTTTGGGGTGCCTGtacacacaacatgagaatgtAATATGTATCTATTtctttaattttatttatatatatatatatatatatatatatatatatatatatatatatatatatatatatatatatatatatatatatatataaatgaacaCAGCTCCTAGGGAGCTATGTGTATTAGCGACATGAATCTGTAATAAAAGCTTTTTAAAAGTCTAGGTCTCCATGAGTTTTCtcctttctgtctcctctctcagACAGTCCTTGACtcgtctcctccacttctccttccctccctcgcaCCCTCATCTCTTCATTTCTTAAgagttctctcttcctctcctcccgtcgTCTCCTCATCCCTCATTACCTCCTTACCCCCCTcatctcttcatcttcatcagttctctcctcctctcctcccctcatctcctttaacctcctctcctctcttcatcgtCTTGTCTTCTATGagttctatcctcctctcctcctctcctcccctcctcccctcctctcctctcttcatcgtCCTCTAAgagttctttcttcctctcctcctctcctcccctcccttccttaccccctctcctctcttcatcctcttttTCTATAAgagttctctcctcctctcttcccctgacctcctcatccccctctcatctctttaTCATCGTCTTGTTCTCTAAGagttctttctttcactcttcctctcctctcctcacctccttacCCCCTCTCATGTCTGCATCGTCTTGTTCTCTAtgagtcttcctctcctcccattgtctcctctcctcccctcacctccttaccttacctcccctcacctccttacTCCCTCTCATCTTTTCATCGTCTTGTTCTCTATGAGttatctcctcctgtcctcccctcacctcctcaccgtctctcatctcttcatctctaagagttctctcctcctctcctcccctcacctccttaccccctctcctctcttcatcgtCTTTTTCTCTAAgagttctctcctcctcttctcccctcacctcctctcatctcttcattGTCTTGCTCTCTATgagttctctcttcctctcttcatctcctcccctcacctccttaccccctctcatctcttcatctccaagagttctctcttcttctcctcctctcctcctctcctcccctctcttcatctcccccctcacctccttactcctctcatctcttcatctccaagagttctctcttcttctcttcctctcctcctctcctcctctctcctctcctcccctcacctccttacCCCCTCTCATCCCTTCGTTTTGTTCTCTATGagttctctcctcatctcctccttacCATAgtgtcatctcttcatctctaagagttctctcctcctctcctcccctcgtctcctcatccctcctcacctcctctcctcccctcacctcctcaccctctcctcttcttaccaCAGTCTTcttactcttcctctcctctcctcacctctttaccccctctcatctcctcatcatcttgttctctatgagttctctcctctcctcccctcgtctcctcttctcccctcacctcctcaccccctctcatctcttcattATCGTCTTCTTCTCCATGAGttccctcctcctgtcctccagcTCCTGCCTGCTGAAGCGGGGGCAGACATAGTGGCGTCCCCCGTGCGTGGCGGCCAGCTTGCGCACTCCACCCAGCAGCTCCCGCACCTGGCCGTGACTCACGGGGTTCCGGAGGCTGCCGTGGTTGAGCGCATAGTAGCGGCTGCCGCAGGTGCGTACCGTCTCCCGCAGCGCGGGGTGGGCGTTGGCCACATAGCTGTCGATGTTGCCCACTGCTCCCAGGGTGCCGTGCGGGTCGTCCCGGGTGAAGAGGACCAGCAGGTACTCGCAGATGTCACCTCCGAACGTCTGCTGGATCAGGCTGAGGAGCTTGGTCTCGCCTTGGGTGAAGCGGCCGACCTGCAAACAcgcgtgcagtgcacacacagacacatatgctgtGTTTACTGGTTGAAATGCCTGTGtacagacacaaccacacacgtatgcacatactACATACACTGACTGAACAACAGCTGCATAGATCagcatacgcaggcacacacacacacacacacacacacacacacacacacacacacacacacacacacacacacacacacacacacacattaatttaaTGGATCTTTTTAGACCAATTGGGAAGCCTCCACTCATGTATGTGCATCTATTGCCCTCTTGTGGCAATATTACAGATTGAGAAGTGAGTTTTGTGGCCATTACAGTAAAacacaagtgcactattttgaacatttagcccCTTTTCTGGTGGTCCTCACCAATGTTTTGATATTTGCCATTTCATTATTTGGCTAATTTATATTTTGTCTCAACTGGTTTTAGAATGGCCATCTATGAGGTTGTCCATATCTTTGttttaattaggggccaagcagcgaagctggcgaaggcccctagtgttttagttccctcattgactccagtcaaaattcttctccctctgcaagtctatggcagcccatagaaccgtacataggaaagttatgaaaattggcacacatattctcggcagcatcaacattacccacagcaattaataggtccccagccccaacgctctagcgccaccagcaggtcaaatttgaaggtacatttctgcttgtaacttttgaaccgctggtccaattttcaaaaactttgtatccctggaatccttggcccaggacaaatccgagaactagtgatgatattgtaccctgcgtgtatagttttcccgcaaattagaattttgtgaaattcaataaaaatgctatttttcccgcaatgtttgaccaattcactcgaaacttggtatatagtatctctggactgagctacacttggggtctcaaggaatattggatatgttttatcgtttagccgtgacatccaatcaaaatggtcgtaaaagtggtgaaacaggaagtgaagtcatatctcaggaaccgtttgtcgaattaggctgggattttgttcACAGATAGTAGttcatcccatgacctaccacaaaaaatgCAGGCTCCCAGCTCAacccctctagcgccaccaacaggtcaaagttttagttacatttttgcctgtagcttttgaactgtaTGTTGGATTTTCTAACTATTGGGACACAGGTCATTTTCAGACTATGATGCATCCATATAATGATTTTCATGGTGATTGACAAAACTATgtgctcacagcagccattcaaatttGTGTCGTTTATGGAGGAACATTTTGGATGGCTCATACCCCATCCTCTGGCCTGACGCGGGGTCACAGAAGGGTCAGTTAGTGACACACacttaagcatgtgtgtgtgcttagcacacatacacagaggggaCACACGCGCGGGGTGTCATGTTACGTGTGTGTGCTAACCCACAGACagagcagcaaacacacacacacacacacacacacacacacacacacacacacacacacacagggaggaagaAGCACTACTGTGAGAGAGAACAATAGCAGTGTAGCAGTAGGTAGCAAGTAGcactactgtctgtctgtctgtctgtctgtctgtctgtctgtctgtctgtctgtctgtctgtctgtctgtctgtctgtctgtctgtctgtctgtctgtctctctctctctctctctctctctctctctctctctctctctctctctctctctctctctctctctgtagagaagatggtgtttagataaggggCTTTGGACAATCTTTAATGGTGGTAAGTTATTTTTCAGGTGGTAATGATCAGTATTATGgggggtgatgttgggaatgcggAAGGAGAGGtttactcccttttatggtgaatgaatggaaggatcaacatgcatgtaatgtaaagtacacttatggttcacaataaaggactGTTGAAGGTCTCTCTGTAGATACTATAAAATATTATAAATACTCATAAGGCCCACATGAACATTCCAAAAcacatggtagagagagagagagagagagagagagagagagagagagagagagagagagagagagagagagagagactatactgCACTTTTACACTAGGTTACCTCCCTGAATCTTTGTGTTCTGCAGTCTAGACTGTGACGTAGTACTCCGGCTTGTGAGTTGAACTGTGGAATtctggctacgttcaaaaagcacctgaaatcacattcattcactgaggcatatggtccttaaccaccctgtcTTACAACTACgcttctaccccctcctctcttctcccatctattccctagcccagtggttctaaAGCTTTTTGAACAAATCTCCCAACGCCGCCttcacctcaccataagcctaacAACATcccctttaaaaataaaataaactgatGGCCACCCAATTGCAAATAAAGCattaccccctctcagctgtattcttctcaacaaCTCCACAGGGCTTCCTAACATCCCCTGGGAggatgtagagcccccgttgagaaacacagtAATAGTATAGAAGTTAGATTGTAGATCACAAGGTTTCAATCCCACCCTTATCAATCCTTTTACCCCTCCATGGCGTCAGTGCTTATGAGCACTTCAATTGTTCAATTGAATTCAATTTCTTCTGAGTATCAGACCTCTTATCTGTTGATGTGCTGCGTATGAATTTTTGAGGGTGTTGAGATTTGTTAAGCTGACTCAATATAAACTGAGGGCAGCATTCTGCTATTTGTCATGTAATTAGAAAAGCAAATAGCTCAGTGTAATATAGtacaaaataaaggaaagtggttATAGGTAAGTAGAATATGTACAGATAAGTAGAGTACGCAATTGGCTTAGGTACAATAGTTATGAATGCACAGGTAGGGCAATGGTAAGTAGAGTGGGGGCAAATTATCAatataatttgtaatttgtacaGTCGTGGAGTAATGGTGAGGAAATGAATATCACAGAGTTGCAGATTCCATTCAACCAATAGGGGCCTACCAATTCCTGCCTCTTCCctcaatggctgcagtgcccttgagcaaggcatctcgtCACACTTATGCAGGGACTGCAATGCCCTGCAATATAGGCAAGTtgttttggatgaaagtgtcaactAGTGTAATGTAATTGGTCAGTTCTCTTGGCATGGCAAGTTAGGCTGAttaactgcttggccccgcattgctgcttgcagctatatttgttttCAAACGTATGCATCTCACCAAGTGGTTAGAGGTGTTCActggcattccctaacaagtttgaaaGCCAAATATGGCTTCTACCATTTTCGTGATTGAAAGAAACAAGTATGTTTAAAATTATAAACAAAACACAACGAAAGCCATGTTTCATCACAAAGCCtgttatggaataccagtgaacacCACTAAACACTTGGTGAGTGGTACATCACATTAGTAATGGCCACTGTAGGAGCTGGGTAAACCATGGCtatttctcaaagtcaagtgtcctagccttgctaggacgagtagtaacacccatttttcgtggatttcaccaaagagtattcaAGAACTAGTcataagtgtaattaataattggattctccttggtgaaatctgcgaaaaatgggcgttactcgcagGGGCGTCGCCAGGGACGTGCCtgtgtattgatttgctgtgccccgctaacaaaaaaaaaccttgctaccttcgaatttagctcaagttaagcatacagagtaatctacagaatgtgcacaaaatagcgcacatgcattacttgtaataatatgattaatttacaagcttttaaaaaaaaaaaaaactgcaaaaaaatgtcattatctcttggtgccctactgtgcccctgtatgtatagcattaggtcagctgatgcCCCTGGTTAAGCGTCCTAGCAAGGCtcaaacacttcactttgagaaacaccccaTATGGAGTTACACTGACACCCACCTGCATGACTAAGATGAAGGCATGTGGGCCAGGTGAGGCCAGAGCCAGGCAGTCCCTCACGTCACTCAGCTTCTCTAGGTAGTCCTCGTCCCAGAGCTCGGGGGTATCCACGACCACCAGGCGATGCCCGTCCACACAGATGGCTCTGTCTTCACAGCATTCCGTGGGGCCTCGGATCTCCCCCCTCAGTCGGCTGCTCGGGAATCGGCTCGCTGCCCTGGTCAGAATAGTGTCAGCTGCCAAGGTCTTGCCACTGCCCGACAGACCCAGCAAGACGATCGTTGTCTGGCCTTTTTCACCACCACTACCTATTGGTGCTGTAAGAAACAACAAACGATCAGGGAGATGCACATTTAttctgcaggagaaaaaaaatcaggttACATTTAACTTTGAAGCAGCCATGTTGTACTTTAATAACATTTtatttccttttaaaaaaaaatagtataGGATATAAAACGTATTGCTCTGTGTATTTGTACAAAATCACTGCTATATGACGGAGATCTGACCCCTAACCCCTGATTTTTTTCCTGTAGCCTCTAAGCACAGATGGGCACCCCCATTCACTCatggctgaaaagactcaactctATTATAACAATATGACTATGACATTATCGAGAGCCTtcagtgacagattaagactttgTCATAACATTGTGGTGAAAGAGAGGTTATAACATACATTGCGGAAAGGGGTTAAAAATGAGTTTGTATCTAATGTTTTTGCACAGAAtagaccatcacacacacacacacacacacacacacacacacacacacacacacacacacacacacacacacacacacacacacacacacacacacacacacacacacacacacaatttcccaatgtcaagtgtatgagccttggaagtgtgtcagcccaattagtcacgcccagtgattggatactccacagagtttaccaaagagtatccaatcactgggtgtgattacgaaggctgatacacttgggagggcgcacactagacattgggaaacggcctcTGTCTTACCTGCACTGTGTTCAGACAGCTCCAGCAGACTCTTGTACCCCCTAACCGCCTCAGCGcagctctctttcctctcctgccACTCCTTCCGGtcagcctcctccttctccctctcctccgcgtgcctcctcctcacctcctccatctcctgcgCCCGGGCCTCCTCCCGCTGCCTCATCCTCTCGGCGGCCTCCATCTCCTTCCCCTCGGCCTCCGCCAGCTTCTCCCTGAGCATGGTGACGGCCGCCTCCTCTGCGCGCCTCCTCCGCGCCTCGCCGTACATGTCCCACGTGTAGCCCTCGTGGTGGACGCACTGAGAGAGCGCAAAGTCCGCCATCTCCAGCAGCGCCCCCACCTGGTCGGAGGACTTCGTCGCAGCGTCGCCGCCGCTGAGACGACAGAACCTCCCGTTGCAGACGTCCACCAGCTCTAGAAGACCCTCGTCCATCTCCTGCGTgagtgcggaggaggaggaggatgccgtGGCCAAGGACACCACCACCAGGACCCCGAAGGCGTGGTCCCCAAAGTTGGTCCTCAGTATCTCCACGGCACGGCGCTCCCTCTGACCATAGGCCTCCTCGCGTAGGACCAGCAGGAAGGCCTGCAGACCGCCGCTCAAGGCCGTCCTGGTGAAGGCATCTAGATCGGTGAGGATCTCCTCGTCCGGTCGCTCGGGGTTCAGGAGGCCGGCGGTGCTGAGCAGGGTGACCTCTCTGTCGGCGGTCACTGACAGGGTGACGTCGTAGTCCCCGTGAGGGCCCTTGCTCTCCTCCTCACTGCCCGAGCTCTGTTTGATGCAGCTCAGTAGAGTGTCCCAGTCCTCAGCGCTAGTCCCCACCACCAGCATGCGGCTAGGCTCACTGAGTCCATCTACAACAGGATACACAGAATGTGCAGGAAACAAAATAATGTGTTTTAGTTGCATGCTTTACAATGCAACAACAAACCTGCTATCAATCATTTTGCATATTTGCATATTTGCATATTAAGTAGTGTGTAGAGGGATTGGATTCTGCCATGAGACTTTAAAATGGCTGCACTCTACTGTGTGACTTCCTATGCTATACTTAATTAGGTATAatcagggtcggattaacgcacaggctagatatggttgcagcctaggggcccccacctgccagtaaGCTCCTAATTGGCCCAAAGTGAAAAATAGAAAAGGATGCAATATAGAAAAAATCATATTGAGTACGGTTGGTGTACAGGTTGTCCTTAAATCCTAGCTTGTAATTCTGACACTGTCTATGaaaaatttgtcatgaaatttgacCTCCGGGGCGGCCCACAGCAacgcctaggggccccaggtaaggttaatccggccctgggtataataattaacacttcatttgAACATTTTCATCCCTTTCTATTTTCCTGAACACCTCTTGTACACTTTCAAATAGTGTGGCTATTCCCAAAGTTAGCAAGTAAATCATTGTCAGACCAATCCCCCTCATTGAACCGGCTTTGCACGTATTGTGTGTTTGACTACATGCAAAGCCACAGCCGTTTAACACACAAGATAAAAGTATGAGTGCAACATGAGTGTTTCAGCGTGCACAGTACTTATCTATGCAAAATGACCTTCCGCAAGCCTGTCGAGACCTTTCTtttccctcctttccttccttcacAAATAACCGGGGttccaaattaacttttttttaaatcaccagccaaaatggctagtagatgttaatctaatagccaaacacacactcactaatgggtcaaagtggcttgttaGTTGctcttttttaccagccaaactgaattttctccagcatttggctggctggcaggtgttaatttagagccctgcaaatAACTATCCCTGTTCGTCTGCACTAACCCTGCTTGGCCTGTATTCTTGTATCTCCACACATATTGTATGCTACTATTTATGTCATCAGCTGTAAGTTTCTTTGAGTTTGAAGAAAGTGTAAATGCAATAACGTTAAGTGAAAAAAGGACTTACTCTGAGACATCGTTCTGTCCAAACCCAGCAGCTATCAAGGACTAAATGAGCAAAGCACGTTTAGGCAGAACAGGACTTGCCACttcaggggaaggaggaggaaataACATCTTTTTAAACCATCTTGACACGAGATGTGATGTGCTACTAGTGttttttcaagattcaagattcaagattcaaggtttcttttattacatctcatcataggtttgaagcctataataggtaaaaattgttgtgctttgtctcctcaaaagataaataaataaatgaaaggtgtgtgtgtgtgtgtgtgtgtgtgtgtgtgtgtgtgtgtgtgtgtgtgtgtgtgtgtgtgtgtgtgtgtgtgtgtgtgtgtgtgtgtgtgtgtgtattttgggtgCATCGTGGGAAGGGCCTGGCCCAGGAACAGTTCACCTGGTCCTACGACCAGCTTTAATGCGGTAAAGACAATGAGTCGCTAGCTGACCCAGGGTCAGTAGTACAAGTGATTGGTAATAGCTTGAGCTATTGTGTAtctgcaggcccgctgacagggagggacaagtgggtatgttgtcccgggcccagggaagcaggggtcccagaattgggtccccattacattgtaactTACTGTATCTGTTGGGTAagcggccctttcagatgactttgtcctgggcccatggaaaAGCTGCCCTGCTTGTCTGACACCGGGAAGTGCATTCCTCTGTGCCAGTGGCTGTGAGAGATGTTTGTCTGCTCTTCCTCATTCTGGCGAGTCACACATTCCCTGCGTGGGTGTCATCAGAGGCACGAGACGGGGCTGTCATCATCATGGCCAGCAGGAACAATGGGACAGTAGTACTGTAGAAGATCTCCAGAAGAACACTTGAGTATGCTGACGGCAAagttagtaggcctactcaaattaCATATCTGTTGTGTATGCTAGGCTACGGTATGTTGGTAAAGTAATACAGTCTgtccgctaggttcatgaaaggtttggtatgaatgggtcatgatcATGAAACCATCGTGAATGCTTCgtgcagactttataacagctgctatgaatgtgttatgcaggaacatgtcaagtaaagtggaagagaaggagagaagacaaAAATATTGTAGAAGGTAGAAAGTATTATAGGGAGTAGATAGCTGTGATTAAAGGCGTTTTTtaaaacataatttaaaaaaaggataATGTTGGGGCAGttttaatttggacaggaagttggttccattTGGCAGCATAGACCTAATCAGAGAAATAGAGGGCCTAAGTAGATGCAAAAATCGCCTAAAAGCCACCATAACTTACTAGGGCTATCCCCAAATGTCAGACTAGACCATTGTCCCTGCATGATTAGGCTGCATagacgtgcacagatagggacgtggtggtgcttaagcacctgcccctttgccctactggacaaaaaaagccCCTCTTGAGAGTTCCTTTTTTCACAATggactgtggtccatgttgacatgatcatatggtacaaatgcttgacgatcaaaagcatgtgacaatttccTGATATACTAGTCTCTGTAATGCGGCTGTAGGCCTAAGTTCCACcccacctcgagcacctgccccccaaaatgtctgtgcatgccactgttaGGCTGATTAAAGAATGAGGGAATAATGGGTAGAGCAGAATTCAGAATTCATAGGATTAATGCTAATGGGAAACTTTTGGTCTATCCCTAGGCCTActttaacctgatttacatcatctggctgcgttcagcaactaGGCTACACGCGTGGCAGGGCGTTCCTGAGACGCTACTGCTCTGTTTAGAGCTGTGTGCAATGGAACCTGCCTGGGGTTTTTGGCGTCTACTTGCACTCCACACTTGACTTGATTAACTCAGGTATCCCTTTCTTCATTTCCATTCAACTGGGTACATTCTtacccagggctggattaagatatCACAGAGCCCCTAGAGAGGGTGGCTGTAGTAGGCCTCCGCAGAAGGCAAACTCCATAATAAAATTGCATAATTCCGGAATGAAGGATAACAAGGTCTGCTAAACATGGAGAGGAagtttaattaaatttcaaactgtacctgacttaagttgtgataggccacagctcatctgtttagaaggtgcaggattcagtagagatttctgtataaaaagaaggcaatccgcacacttcaggtctatttttgtgcaaagaaggtttacttgacttgcaagctttcggtccttagaccttcatcaggcagtaCAACAACTGTACCTGACCAAATTTCTAGACTACATCTTGTCAcatttcagaaatgaaaatgttttACCCCCTTTGGTAAATTTGGGGCCCCCtagctggtgggggcccctaggctgcaatcatatctaacctgtgcgttAGCCTGTGCGTCCGACCCTGCTCTTACCCATTACGCCTCCATAGCCTAAGCTGTGTAATGACATCCAACACAGTCAATAAAAAAGCTCAACATCCAACAACTGTTTCAGCGGATATCCTTCGCCCCACTGACATGTAGGGAATTAGTCATGTATAACAATAGCTCGCAGGAAAAATAACaggaaatactgtgtgtgtgtgtgtgtgtgtgt
This is a stretch of genomic DNA from Engraulis encrasicolus isolate BLACKSEA-1 chromosome 19, IST_EnEncr_1.0, whole genome shotgun sequence. It encodes these proteins:
- the LOC134470104 gene encoding uncharacterized protein LOC134470104, which translates into the protein MSQNGLSEPSRMLVVGTSAEDWDTLLSCIKQSSGSEEESKGPHGDYDVTLSVTADREVTLLSTAGLLNPERPDEEILTDLDAFTRTALSGGLQAFLLVLREEAYGQRERRAVEILRTNFGDHAFGVLVVVSLATASSSSSALTQEMDEGLLELVDVCNGRFCRLSGGDAATKSSDQVGALLEMADFALSQCVHHEGYTWDMYGEARRRRAEEAAVTMLREKLAEAEGKEMEAAERMRQREEARAQEMEEVRRRHAEEREKEEADRKEWQERKESCAEAVRGYKSLLELSEHSAAPIGSGGEKGQTTIVLLGLSGSGKTLAADTILTRAASRFPSSRLRGEIRGPTECCEDRAICVDGHRLVVVDTPELWDEDYLEKLSDVRDCLALASPGPHAFILVMQVGRFTQGETKLLSLIQQTFGGDICEYLLVLFTRDDPHGTLGAVGNIDSYVANAHPALRETVRTCGSRYYALNHGSLRNPVSHGQVRELLGGVRKLAATHGGRHYVCPRFSRQELEDRRRELMEKKTIMKR